Genomic DNA from Halorussus rarus:
CGGGCGTCATCGCCACGGTGCTGGCGTGGGACCTGGGCGAGCAGGCCATCAACGTCGGCGACCAGCTGGGGCGGGGAGCCGACACGACCCAGCTCGAAGCGACCCACGCCGCCGGGAGCACCGTGGTCGCGGTGGGCGCGGGCGGACTCGGCTACGGGGTCTACCTGGCGTCGGCCGGCGGCCGGCCGGTGACCGCGCTGGTGTTCCTGCTGCTGGCCGCGGTCGTCCTCACGTCGGCGCTCCGGGCCTGACGGGGTTCTACCGCCTCGCCCCTCTCGATTCCCGCAGTCCGACGCCGATTGCGAACCCGACGGTTCCGACGACCGTACCGTACAGCCCCAGCACGAACAGGAAGAGTCCCATCGTGAACGCGAGCGACGGGTCCCCGACCGAGGTGCTGGTCAGCGTGTACCCGAGGTTTATCGGCGTGAACTGGATTCCGGCGACGAGCCAGCTCACGACCAGCCCGCTGTTGTAGTAAGCGTGGACCGCCGCGCCGCCGAGTGAACTCACCGCGAGGACGGCGACGTACACGTCCGGCCGGTACCAGTCGGGCAGCGGGCCGACCGCGCCGGGTATCGAGAAGACGAGTGCGAGCGCGAGCGCGACCGCCAGCGCCTCGAGCGCGTACGCCCGTTGCCGGCCGACGAACGCCGCCCGAGCGGGATATGTCTCGGAGGACATCCTTGCGACGATAACATCTCCGAACACTTAGCGGTTGGTCTGCCGAGACGATTCGACGGGCCGCGCCCGCTCAGCCCCGCATCTCGCGCTGGAGTCGCCGCAGTTGTCGCTCGACTCGTCGAGCCTGCTCCTCGGCGTTCGGGTCGAGGTCCGCGAGGTCCTTCTCCTCGTCCTGTTCGGTCTCCGAACCCTCCCCGGATTCGTCTGCGTTCATACCCTGCGTTGCTCGACGAGTTGATATAAAGCCGAGCCAACCGCGGCGGAAGTGAAACTGGGGGCGGGCGGCCGGGTCGACCGCCGGTCAGACGGGTGTCTGACGGGGTTCGGAACGACGGCTCGCGCCGCAGTCGTAGGTCTCGTCGGGGTCGTCTGGAGGCCAACGGACGGCCTACTCCACCGTGGGGACCGGCACGTCGTCGAGCACGCGGTCGACGATGGTCGACTTCGAGACGTTGTTGACCTGGGCGTCGGGCGTGAGGACGACCCGGTGGGCGAGCACTGGCTGGGCGACGCGCTTGACGTCGTCGGGGGTGACGAACTCCCGGCCGCGCATCGCGGCGTACGCCCGCGAGGCCTCGAAGAGGCGCTGGGTCCCGCGCGGCGAGACGCCGACCTGCACCCGGCGGTCCTCGCGGGTGCCGCGGGCGACGTTCGCCATGTACTCCAGCAGGTCGTCGTCGACCCGGACCGTCTCGGGCACCTCGCGAAGGCTGGTGACGAGCTCCTCGTCGAGCACGGTGCCGACCGACGGGCTCTGCTCGGAGCGGCCGGCCCGCCGGCGGAGCAGTTCGTACTCGCCCTCGACGTCGGGGTAGCCGATGGAGGACTTGACCGCGAAGCGGTCGACCTGGGCCTCGGGGAGCGGGAAGGTTCCCTCCTGCTCGACGGGGTTCTGGGTCGCGATGACGAAGAACGGCTTGGGGAGATCGTGGGTGTCGCCGTCGACGGTGACCTGGCCCTCTTCCATCGCCTCGAGGAGCGCGGCCTGGGTCTTGGGCGGCGCGCGGTTGATCTCGTCGGCCAGCACCACGTTGGCGAAGATGGGGCCCTCGTTGAACTCGAACTCGCGGTCCTGCTCGTTGAACACGTGGGTGCCGGTCACGTCCGCGGGGAGGAGGTCGGGGGTGAACTGGACCCGCGAGAACGAGAGGCCGAGCGCGGACGCGAAGCTCCGCGCGGTCAGCGTCTTGCCCGTACCGGGCACGTCTTCGAGGAGGGCGTGGCCGCCGGCCATCACGCCCAGGAGCACGGTCTCGAGGAACTCCCGGTCGGCGATGACCGCGTTGCCGATGGCATCGAGGACGGCTTCGCACTGCTCGTTCGCCTCGGTTACGTCCATACCCGACCACGTCGCGGGGAACCTGCTTCAAGGTGACGGTCGACTGAAGAAATGACCCGGAATCGAAATCCCTAAGACGGAACGGGGATTACGTGGAAGTGAGCCGAGGTAGCCTAGCCTGGCCAAGGCGGTTGCTTCGAGAGCAACTGTCCTTCACGGACTCAGGAGTTCAAATCTCCTCCTCGGCGCTCCCGACATTTCTTTAGCTTTTCACCGCAACGAGCGACGGGTATTCGACCTCCTTGCGTCTCGTTTCGTCTCTCCCTAGAACAGGAACATGAAGTTGTGGACCCCGAGGAACCCGTACCAGGCGGCCGCCGAGCAGTAGGTCACGACCCGGAACGCGTCGGAGTAGCCGTCCGGCGCCCACCCTTCCGGCGTCAGCCTGGCGACGGCCTCGCCGCTCTCGGCCAGCACCGCCACGCCGACCACGGCGAGCACCACCGTGGCGAGCACGCCCGGGACCATCCCGATCTCGTGGATGAGCGTGCGCGTGAGCCACACCGACTCGTAGACGTCCTCCCGGAGCGAGAGGACTGTGACGGTGCTCACGGCGTCGAGCGCCTTGCCGACGACCAACACCACGAGCAGCGAGTAGCGATTCGCTCCGACGGCGAAGCGGCCGCCCCCGAAGGCGTACGACCCTGGAACCGAACTGTTCGACACGTCACGTGCGACGCCGCTCCCACCCTTTGTTATAGACCCCAAAAACCTCCATTAACGGCCGTCCAATGCCGGGTCAGGCTCTCGTTGTCGCGGTGAGCGCGACGGTAACGACCAAATACTGGTGCGGGTGCGATTAGCTCGCACACTCCCGACTCGGCCGACCGCTCCTCACGACGAGTCAGGGATTGAGCTGCCAGATGCGATAGTTGAGCGCGGTGGCGAACCCGACCCAGAGCAGGTACGGGACCAGCAGGGCCGCCGCCCGACGGTCGACCCGGGCGAACGCCGCGACGGTGGCGAGGATGACCGCGAGCAGTGCCACGATGACGACCAGGCCGCCGAAGATGGCCTGCGAGCCGAAGAACACCAGCGTCCACGCCGCGTTGAGCGCCAGCTGGACCCCGAATATCGCGAGCGCGAGCTTTCGGCGCCGACCGTAGTCGCTCCGCCAGACCAGGTACAGCGCGACGCCCATCAGGAGGTAGAGGGTCGTCCAGACCGGGCCGAACACCCAGCTCGGCGGAGTGAACGCGGGTTTCGCGAGCGTGGGGTACCACGTCGCCACGTCGTCGGCGGTCAGCAGCGACGGGACGACGCCGGCGAGTTCGCAGCCGACGACGCTGGCGAACAGGGCGACCCACTCGATGCTTCCGCCGTCGTCGCGTTTCAGGCTCTCGGTGACGCTCATGATGCCTGTACGGTTCAAACGGGGAAAGAGGTTGAGGCCCGTCGAGAGTGGCTCCGGCGCTCGACCGCAACGTTCAGCACGGACCTCCCCGTTCGGCCCGTAT
This window encodes:
- a CDS encoding AAA family ATPase, which translates into the protein MDVTEANEQCEAVLDAIGNAVIADREFLETVLLGVMAGGHALLEDVPGTGKTLTARSFASALGLSFSRVQFTPDLLPADVTGTHVFNEQDREFEFNEGPIFANVVLADEINRAPPKTQAALLEAMEEGQVTVDGDTHDLPKPFFVIATQNPVEQEGTFPLPEAQVDRFAVKSSIGYPDVEGEYELLRRRAGRSEQSPSVGTVLDEELVTSLREVPETVRVDDDLLEYMANVARGTREDRRVQVGVSPRGTQRLFEASRAYAAMRGREFVTPDDVKRVAQPVLAHRVVLTPDAQVNNVSKSTIVDRVLDDVPVPTVE
- a CDS encoding DUF7519 family protein, which gives rise to MNREIDRSPARLSSALSVTAAGLSAGTSALTGSVGLAVGAAGFLAVALGVFRGSLRAVTLGATALLIAALAGGLAVGAPFLLLPGVIATVLAWDLGEQAINVGDQLGRGADTTQLEATHAAGSTVVAVGAGGLGYGVYLASAGGRPVTALVFLLLAAVVLTSALRA
- a CDS encoding TspO/MBR family protein, with product MSVTESLKRDDGGSIEWVALFASVVGCELAGVVPSLLTADDVATWYPTLAKPAFTPPSWVFGPVWTTLYLLMGVALYLVWRSDYGRRRKLALAIFGVQLALNAAWTLVFFGSQAIFGGLVVIVALLAVILATVAAFARVDRRAAALLVPYLLWVGFATALNYRIWQLNP